AAATGGAGTTTAACGGGTTTAAGTGGATTTTTAATAGAACCTATATTTTGACgggtattttttgttttattttttttgtgaaatttagttttatatttgtattttttgttattattttgtgtttgatattaatttaattgataGAATAGATACATAGATTtgctaaaataaattaaattttatatttgtgtataaattcaaaattgaattatttttaccaaatttatgtatatattctatcaaattaaattaatattagcacaaattttattacaaaaaaattataaaaactaaaattttttaaacaaaaaatatacccgccctttcaaagggcgggtcaaaatctagttacacAGTAAATGACTGCAACGAGTCGTAGGTTCCAACCAAGCTTCCATGCTGAGATATCTCTCTCGACTGCAATCGCGATGACAAATGATTGAATTGAACTCAGTAGACAATGAAGAGTTGTGAAGTATAGCTTCGAAGGGTAAACCTTTAACATACGGCGGCCCTGTTTTCACATAGcgacaacaaacaaaaaatagaaaaatataatgattCAGTTAGCACAATAACTAAATAAATGATTAAATCCAGCTAATCTTGATATTCACTCCACTcgtgatatttttataaattctttCACAATGTCGTCTTGTGTTGAAATACGTCTCTGGTATTGTTTTTCAACTGATATGTTTATATCACGTCACGTCTTACTAAATTTAGTGCTAATTATTTAACCAAGCAGCATAATAATGTGTGGAGCAATTTGATTAAGTACCTGCAAAACGAGCCAGAGACCCCATAAAATGTTGGAGGTGACCATGAGGACACATCCTTTGAGCCACGAGGTGGAACCGCCGGAGACGTGGCCGGGAATATTCTGGTGATGATAGAGGTGAAGACATAAAGGTAATTTCAACAGTGGACCTTTGTAAAGGGCTAATGTAATTACTCCTCCCATGCACACAGTTATCCCCACAAGCTTCGCTGTTCCTTGTATGCTCTTAACCGTAAGCGTCTCCATtcttaaacatttattaaataaagattactaaaataattaagagAGCCAAGTAAAATGTATTGTAAGTATATACCCAAGAAAGAGAGCCAAGAAGAATGTTATGGCCGGAAGGGAAGCTGTTGTGGCGGCGGCCAAAGTCGCCGACGTGTATGATAATGCGATTCCGTTTAAGTTCAAGCTCAATGTCACACTGAAATTTCAGTATAGATAAGTTTAACTGatgtaagaaaaaaagataAGTTTAACTGATAATTATAAGAGAGTGTTTTTAACGCAAGTAGCACCAAAAGATAAAGTTTAACCGGTAATTAGAAAAGAGTGTTTTATAAACGCAACTAGCACCAAAAGATAAAAAGTTATTCGCATTTCACGTTTGTTAGTACAATTTTAAAGAAAACTAGTTTCTGACCCGCCCTTTCTAGGGCGggcatattttttgttttactttattttaaaaaaatttaatttttcgtatttaaatttttttgtaacgatattttttatttttttaatcatatttgtgttaatttttttaattattactaataaatacataaatataattaaatttgaaatttgttgcgatattttgtatttgataATCATTTTGTATGTTTCATAAAATAACCCGTAGATAATCTTAATAGTAAAAACATCAAATTGTTGTCATATATAATAACTTTAGTTAACCTTCACCTTTCCATTAAGGCATTAACATTAAACTGTCGCCATATTTAAACAACTtcttaatgtatatatatattttatctttatttcaaATCATAACTGTTGCTATATATGATAACTTACAGAGAAGTGGATTCCACCTTTTGTGGAAATAAGGTCGATGATAGTATTAAAAAGCAGTAAGAAatgtaatgaaatatatattgattgaaGTACTCTAGCGGGTATATTCAAACAATGCAGTTATCAATAGGTCTATGATAGTGTTATATCTTTTATATGCAGtcataaaataattagttgGACTACACCtatatcaataggtcatgttcctgttttaatagaatagatattgGTAAAGATATTTAACTGTAAAGAGTTTTTTTTCCCTAAAATTAAGTGTAAAGAGTTTTATAATATTCTAACTAATGCACACAAGAAAAGTACACAATATGGTGCAACCATCGAATTTGTAATATGGTGCAATTTTTTCCTTGTCTGCGTTgtattatttacaattttagaATGCTgcttgatgaaaaaaaaagattttctgAGTTTTTACTAGAATTGAAATACTTTTAACATATAAACGAAGACGAAAAAAATCAAAGCATATAAATCCTAAAAAGTACTTACCCAAATAGAGAGAGCATGAAGATCTTGATGAAGGTCACAAATGAAAGAGGTGGAACACTTTTgctatgaaaaaaataagagcACAgtttatgtaaataaatatacactttaGGAAACATACTCATCTATAAACCAATGTACATAGAGAAGTATACAATTATGTACCGCTCGAAGAAGAAAGCGAGAGGAGCCAAGAACATGGTAGCGAACGCTTGACGATAGAAAACGAAGACGAAAGTGTTCATTCCGCCATCTAATACAGCTTTGGAGATCAGAAACATGAACGCATATATGAGTTGTATCATAGTCACCATCATGTATGGTTTCTTGGTCTCCATgtccatcgatcgatatcctgattatttttgttttgagttCTTGGAAAGATCTATATGTAATGTATATATGAGTTGTTGTAATGTTGTTATTTGAGTTATGATAAGAAGCCAAGTGGGTATTTATATAAGTACAGACACAAGCACGCACTGGTTTAATTTGGTATTTTACGTCGGTGATATTCTAAGATAATGGAATAATTAATAGTACGTAGATAAGAGTCGAAGAAGAGAAAAGTTGTTACTTTCGTGTCACAACCTCACCACACCAACCAAAATGGTTTTAGATGCTGACTAGAGAATTTTTCGTATATATAAGTTTCTCGTTTCCGTCCACTATTAATCACCAAACGGTCCAAGTCACACTAACTAGATCTACAAAATACTGAATGGTACTGTGAAAACATAGATTCGTAAGCAACAAAATATGGTTTGTGTCTTTGTGAAATGACAGAATCATTAGGTGAAAAATTGAAACCACAGATTATATATTCGATCATTATGCAATCATGTATATATGCtgtttttcaaattaatataaGAAAATGCTTAATAGCTAGTCCTGTTATTATTCCATCTCACGAGTTTTGTTCGCGACAACTTTACCAACTAAGACCAATCCTTATTATTAATCTTGCGGAATTGTATAATAAGTAACCATGAATCACGTTATACCAAAAACTTGGAGATGAATCgagtatatatactatatagtaATATTTTCCAAACACGTTATGACGTTAACGTACCGATACGATGAACTCGATTAGTTATAGCTATTGTGTGTAACGGTTGACAAGAAAAAGGAATCTAGCGTGTGTAACGTTCAAAATTGACTTGTCAAAAAAGGTTCAACATTGAAAGGTATCTTGATTAGTTTGTTATGCATTTAGCTAGTTGAGAAATATTTTATCCGTTAGAAATTGTGTGTATTGAATTTACCTATTGCTTTTTGTGCGTACTAGATGTTCGATTGTATAGCCTTGATCGTGATCCATATAACATAAACGCCTTAAACTAAGTTATCCACTCCAGTTATCCAATAAAAGAGCCCccgaaataaattaataatactaaatttataaagatatatatgaaaccaattcaaaagaaaaataaaagtaaaacaaaagatCAATCGTGATCCATTACGCATGTGGTTTAAACGTATACAAGCAAAGTAGATGGTGATCGTAAACCGCTGACGTCCACGCAATCATGAGTTTCGGCCATGCAAAATCATAATCCATATActgtaataaatatattatcgcTAGTTAATACTGATATGGAATATAGACAATTTAATATgggtttcaaaaaaagaaaaatcttaaaattttgaaaatttatttctatttaaattttttccaaaattttttgGGGTCATAGGTTAATATTTGACGGGCATATGCCTAGAACCGGCCATGTCGCCAATGCCTATCTACATAAACTTAGCTTTAATTGCCCTCAAAActaatttgtttaaattttctCGTAGAATGAACTTGTTTTCTCAGTTGTCAAAAAGCACACATAAAACTCAACAAACTTGCTAGAGCTTTAGGcgccaaatatattaaaactttgAAGAGTACCATTTTGTTGTGAATTTAATTTGGCATATTAGTTTAAGACCCTTGAGGGACAGTCGTCTCACTGCAAGGTTCTAGTTTactattttgtttttgcttttacAATAAGTAAAAAGGCAGAACTTTTTTTATGCTTTAGGCATAATTTCATACCGTACCGGCACTGTCAAAGAGTAAAATGAAGTCTGATTGCATAGTGTAAAATTCATAACGTTTTCTGGCTGATATTAGATGCTTTGTACTCTTTTGAGATTAAATTTGATGTAGTCTTCGCACCGACCTACCCTTGGAGCGTCGCTGTTGAAATAGACATGCCATCATACTACATACTGATATACGTTTATGATATATCTTACGTGGCATTTTATCAATATTAGACCTTTTTAACTGATACTATacttttttaaacataataatatacatgtttttaggCTAGAATATACAAAACCTAACTTTGGAGGgataaataatatgtatatcTTCTGGTCTGGTAAGTACTCTCTTGTATATTAATTAGTGTTCCCTCCTTTTTTAAAAGTGACATAAATTAAAGAGTGAATTAGACAAAAATCCTAAAAGAATGCGGAAATTATCAAAATACCAAAGAGAAAGAAATAGTAGgctttagtttttcttttgtagGAAAGCAATTTATTTAAGTGTCCTTAAGAGTATTATTATTCCTGAAACCCACTAAggatttcttaattttttttttcgtcagatttaaaaaaaaaataataataataaaaatgagaACAAATCGCGGGCTGGCACGTGTTAATGGTGCCCGCGAATAGTGTAAGAAACGAACAAAGCATGTTCCTTATTTTGCTTACCGAAGAGCTGTATTTCTCTAATTTCTGTGGGGCCAAGGCCACAAAAACCCCTTTTTAATgcgataaagatgctctaaccTCTTTGGACGTCTGTTTATAGACATATTTTATAACTGGAAATTTTTGTTTGAAGAAACTATTAAGATTTCTCAAAAGGTTTtgcttagattttttttttttgaggggggggggggggggggggggggggggggggggggggggagagggggggggggggggggggggggggaatggTCTGTATAGTAACCAGTGGCTAATAACAAATGTAGACAATATTTACATGTGATAGTACATGATATGCTAAAAATTTACGTTttctattaaatataaatttcaaaaaatggaacacaaatactaaaatacgaGGTTAAGATTTGCCTTCTGCAGAATGaatattatatgtatacattattttaagtattatatattttttatatattatatgtatacattattttaagtattatatgtttttatatattataaataataaatatatattgaataattaaaaattcagtaactcttacatatataattaaactggtgagaacatataaaatttattaatccaattttttaatttgataggatatataattaaatttaaataatattaacttatatagtatatttttaatattaatgtctattaaatgatgatttctactcatatgtttttgatcatttgcacattttataacaaaaaattaaaattactgataacaaaatttttattttggattaataatcttagtaatttatacttttaaaaaaattaagttgtcaatgtttgttcaaagcttttatcaaaagtAACTGTTCAAAGTAAATTAGTAACCAGTGGCTAATAACAAATGTAGACAATATTTACATGTGAATCATGTGATAGTACATGATATGCTAAAAATTTACGTTttctattaaatataaatttcaaaaaatggaacacaaatactaaaatacgaGGTTAAGATTTGCCTTCTGCAGAATGaatattatatgtatacattattttaagtattatatgttttttatatattatatgtatacattattttaagtattatatgtttttatatattataaataataaatatatattgaataattaaaaattcagtaactcttacatatataattaaactggtgagaacatataaaatttattaatccaattttttaatttgataggatatataattaaatttaaaaaatattaacttatatagtatatttttaatattaatgtctattaaatgatgatttctactcatatgtttttgatcatttgcacattttataacaaaaaattaaaattactgataacaaaatttttattttggattaataatcttagtaatttatacttttaaaaaaattaaattgtcaatgtttgttcaaagcttttatcaaaagtaactgttcaaagtaaatttcaaaattaaaatatttatgtattttatgtggtatatagtttaatttaaaacgatatataaatgtatatcatttaatcttaataattaattaaattagactttttacttatatgatttttaatcatttgtatcttgttttaccaataatttaaaacataaatcataaaatttgaatgtgagacttttaacagttttattaCTTTCtcgttgtttttaaaaattcaaaatataacatctacagaaaaatctaaatttttattatagggttaataaaaatctaaatttttattatatggttaatatggtagtttaatttattttatagtttaaaattaaacaaatatgatataagatatactaattttttatcaaatattttttattcaaaatcattaattgtcatatatatactttagccacattagacaattctgtaacttctatttaaggaaataataaagaacattaataataaaattatggttagtttaataaaaaaatttattatataataagatgaaccaacctatttctctaaggattctaagaatcattctagtgatgacacgtgactacaaaagaagttgtaatgtttctcaattaatatatagaaatgTTGATATCcggataaatattttatatatcagctaaaattaatattagttaTCAATAAGAAAAGGTTAGACGTCTAACAATGGATCTAAAGATTAATTCGaaacagaaataaaaatataaatctatactattaaaaggggaGGAGTCttaaaaatctacttatgaaAGGTTGTTGCATCTactcattaatattttttttggtcttaccCTTATTTTCTCTAACTATACCATATCTATTGAAATAATTTGCTAATGttgtttcatttaattttctAGCGTAACATATGAAATATTTGGTTTCCTTAAATACATGTCCTCATTTATTTTCTAGCgtatacaaaatattacaaatttaattcGTTAGAAATATGAATATAAAAGTATGCAACTTATAAAATACTAACAAACTTTTTCAAACCTTTAGAATATGAATATACACctcaaaatatattgtaaaaaaaattattatttctaatttttaataaaatgattacTTGAATATAAAAATTGGATGCAgtttatttttcagatttgtattttaataaagTATTGCAAATATAAAAACGCAAGGAACAAATATCATTATTTGTgttaaagtaaaattttatcaaaacatATTTCCGCGCTTTAAAATCGCGAATCAAATAGTTGATTCAgttttatatactattataatgtACATAggaatttaatcaaaaatttaaaaatattataagattgTTCTGGTCTTTATCAGGTCAACTGGTATCGGTTCACAGGTTAATGAaaagtttttggattttgtcAAACTTTGAATATATAAACAGGTTTTCATTAATccaatatttttaagtatattatttgaatttttaaaattcaggtATCCGTTTGGTTCTCggttatgtttatttttttattccagagatatatgatttgttaagttatttatgaaattcagttcaattgattttgttgtttttagtttgGTATGGTTCGATACGCAGTTCCGGATATAAATATGCccaaactatatattatctataaaaaatgatttcaaaagaatttatttgatttcagcgcgggtcaaaatctagcaAGTAGTTATAtgttaacaaataaattaacAGGCTAACAATAAAACTAAGAGGTTAGTTCAAGCATACGCATAACTATATGAACACATTGTTAAATGTTATTAAGAATGTTAACATTTTAAAACGAATCTTAACATAATTCAGATATATGGGTAAGATCATAGCTggctaatatttttattgaaccAAATAAATTTGCAGGAAATCTTTAATGGTATGATTATCACGATAAATATTCGTAACAAGTTAAGCTAGTATTAAGCCAATCTAAGATCTACATCATTCTCTCGTGTTGgttcatctttcttctcctccttAGCAGGAGCAGCAACGGCAGCTCCTCCACCACCAGCAGTTGCAACAGGCGCACCACCTCCACTGCCACCAGCATTGGCATTCATGATGAAATCAGTAACGTTATATTCAGGATGAAATCAGTGAAGTTACGCTTCTCAGCCATCTTGGTGAATACCATTGGCCAGTATGACTCAATCTCGACGCCAGCGGCTTTTACCAAACTTGCAGTCTTGTCAGATTATTGAAAATAGGATCAAGGAAATAAACATAAGCAAAATATACTTCTTGAACAGAGAACAAAGCGATTCCCTAATCAAAATGGACATATCAAACCAATTAGACTAGATCTAATACTAACATACAAGAACATTCAAGATATAATCCAACCAATGTGTTCTCAGGTTCAGCTTAATTTCTAAAGAATAAAACACAATACCATAACAATCTGTATGATATAAATGATCAACAGAactaaatgaaaacaaacacaACAAGTATTCCGAACACTAAcataactaaaacaaacaacTTACAAGACTTATTGTCATAGAATTAAAGATATAACCCTCAAACAGTCAGCTTAGTTCTGatttcaagaaaacaaaatttcaaagaCTAAAATGATCAACAAGACTATATAAAACGAAAAGCTACTAGTTACCGACGATGGGTTGAACAATCATGCTGGAGACTGGACCACATAGCCAGATGAGAGACAACCATTTGTGAGGGATACTGAGAAGCTGAACGTAAGGAGTGAGGAAAGAGAGTTGTAGGGCCCACCCAAACTGTTAATCAGACACTATAAAGAATGTGGATCAAGAAGTATGTTTAGGGACACTAAAAATCAAGAAGTATGTCTAGGGACATTAATCAGTGGCCATGGAAGAGACGGAGATTATTTTACGGAGTGGAGGCGGCTTATTATGtgcactaaaaataaaataaatacggATGCATGATAGGGGTATATCGGTCCAGAAAGTTTCGACAATACCTAAGAAATACACAAATGGATATTTTGCAAATTACTTGGTAAGTCTTATGTGTATGGTGCAATTACTCTAAATTAAAATACTCTTCTAAAAGGTGTAGTGGAGAAACCTGCAGGCTGCAGCGTTGTGTAGGTAGCCACGTACTTTCAAACCCTCAGTTTTGATGATTATGCAAATTATGAGAAGGATGCATTCAAGGAATATACGCTTCCCCATTCTTTTTCTTCCTCGTGTTTTAAAGTGAACCCTACCGTCtaaaacgaaagaaaaaaagacagcTATAAAGAAGAGAAAGCAAAACAAATCATGGTTTAGTCAAGAAGAGCTATCGTACTTGTCGTCaatgaaataaagaaaatttgcTTCACAAAATTTAAACGTTGCATTCTTATATAATACGGCGTCAGCATCCAATGtagaacaacaacaaacaatACTAATGATCAGTGATCGACAATAACGATATATCACGTGTCTTTTAGAGGCCAATTAGTTTAGCCCAAAAGATTTAATGGATAAATGGACCAAACACAAAGTCGTGAAAAACACCCCATATAAGGAAGAGGAAGAACGAATTACTTCAAATTCTAGGTTCCTGGGACGCTATTGAAGATTTTGGTAGAACAAGCTTTGTCTATTGAATATTGTCTAGATTGCAGGAGAAACCATCAGGTGAGTCTAGAGATTAATACATGAGGACGAGCTTCGATATGATCTAACCCAGGAAGCAAATAAAATGGGTAGTTGAGATTCCGGTTTAGGTTATTTTCCCCGGGTGTAAATCCGGTTTGGTGACTGGATATACTTAAAAACCGTGAAAAATGGCCACAAATCCAATCTGCTTATATCAACCTTTTCTGGCCGTGGCATTGAGAAAGCAAACGTGCTTCACatgttatttagaaaataaaccTTTTGATTCGTTTATTTAAACCCAAACTGAAAGAAACAAATTAGAAAACCTTATgcattattataattttaatcaaGTCCCGGATATTTAACTTAAACCGGAGATAAAACCAGAGTTTCAGGCGACGGAGACTGAGACAATACAGGCTTCTCCGCTTGAAAACCACAATGCTCACTGAGCATATTCCCTTCCATAGTGGTAAGTCCTAAAGAAGTAAACATAACGAACCAACACTCTTTCACAATCAACCCAATGGCTCCGCAACAATCTTTATCAATTCCAGCAGATACACCCAGTTCAACCATACCGTTACGGCTAATGAAGAACTTGACTATCTTATCGACGCAAGACTTAAGCTCCAACCCGCGTTCCAACATTCTATTAGGTTCCCGGCGCCGGAATGATCGGCAGCCACCGTGTGGTGAGGTAATTTCTTAGGACAGGTGACTTTACAATAAacctattttatattaaaatatattttaaatttataatgtatTTGGAAAATCACTCTAACTTtgagtaattttttttcaaaatggtaaaaatgtatttaagtagaaagaaacatatataatgATGAAGAAATTGTGATAAGATAGTAGTACACAAGTAAAATGAGAAGTCATAACTTCTAACGATTTGTATTTTCTCTTGGTATTATTGTCCAGACAATGGTAAAGAACATGGTTGGAGACTTGTTTGAAGTCCTATTACAATTGGAGATAGTTGGAAATTATTTCTAAGTCATCAGAATGGATAACTTGCTTGAACTACACATTTTTCAAATTCACAACATAAAAGCTATAAGAacttataaaatacaataatactTTGTAATTTGTCGTTACTCTTTAGTTACTAGTTTGTGTAACATTTAGCAAAAAGGGTTATCAAAATTTGGTATCAAAATCCAAATACTCGAATCGATTGCGATGTTGATGAGCCCAAACCATAATGGGCTTTATTAAACCCATTAATTCGAAACTAACTATTAAGTCTATTATTAGTTTAAGCCCATGACGCGGAAACGTCACTGTAACTTTCAGGCGAGAAAAGAGAGATGACGGAGCTGCCGACGAAAGAGGCGAACTTGCTCAAAGGCCACGAAGGGGCGGTTTTAGCGGCGAGGTTTAACGGGGACGGAAACTACGCTCTCACATGCGGTAAAGATCGAACCATCCGCCTCTGGAACCCGCACCGTGGAATCCTAATCAAGACCTACAAATCCCACGGCCGCGAAGTCCGCGACGTTCATGTTACTTCGTATGAACTTTAACTAAATGCATATTGGATTCTGGTTGTGTTGCTTGCAGCTAAGATTGAGTTCATACAACTTATAGTTCTCTTGTTGATTTTAGGTTATAGTGAATTAGTTTGATTTCAATGTATGATGagtgtgtttgtttgttcattTTATGTTTCAATGATTTTGATGATTTTCTCTTGTTGATGACAGAGACAATGCAAAGTTTTGCTCATGTGGTGGTGATAGACAAGTGTATTACTGGGATGTTTCAACGGGACGCGTCATCCGTAAGTTCCGTGGTCACGACGGCGAGGTGCATTTCAGAATCTAGGATTCAGCTTGTGCAAATTTTATAAttcttcttatgtttttttgtggACAATGAATGGTGTTATCAGGTCAATGCGGTCAAGTTCAATGACTCATCAGCTGTAGTTGTATCAGCTGGTTTCGATCGTTCCTTACGTGTTTGGGACTGCAGATCTCACAGTGTTGAGCCGGTTCAGGTTTTGCTCCTTGGATTACTTTACTAACTAAAACGTAACCAACTTTTGTTTTATTGATGTGTGAGTGTGTTTTTCTCCCAGATCATTGATACGTTTTTGGATACAGTCATGTCAGTTGTTTTAACAAAGACTGAGATTATTGGTGGTAGTGTCGATGGAACTGTTCGAACCTTTGACATACGTATGGGTAGGTATGTACAAAACTCCACAACAAGAAAAAAGAATCtggtcttgttttttttttctttttggccaGGAATCAAGTAATTGACTCTGGGTTTCGTTTTTAATTTGGAATCAGGGAGATGTCGGATAATTTAGGACAACCGGTTAATTGTATATCGGTATCAAACGATGGAAACTGCGTTTTAGCTGGTTGCTTGGACTCTACTCTGCGTCTACTTGACAGGTAACATTCTTCTTTGTAAATTTGTAGGTTTAAATGCAGTTTGTCTTATGAATATCTTTGAAAATACAGAACCACAGGAGAGCTACTCCAAGTCTATAAAGGTCATATATCTAAGGTTAGTCAGAGAAATTAACATTAAATCATCCATGGCTGCTTAATTGTTTCTTAGTTACAACATTAAGAGTTTCATGACTAATGATAACTTTTTCGTGTGTAACAGTCATTTAAAACCGATTGTTGCCTCACTAACTCGGACGCACATGTGATTGGAGGATCGGAGGATGGAATGGTTTACTTTTGGGATTTGGTAGATGCAAAAGTTGTATCCAAATTTCGAGCTCATGATTTAGTGGTAAACTATCACACactctttttttcctttgtttatAACTTTCCGAGTATAGTGATGATAGTGATTTCGATTTTTATTCGATTGTTTTGCAGGTGACAAGCGTGAGTTACCACCCCAAGGAAGATTGTATGTTGACTTCCTCGGTCGATGGTACAGTTCGTGTCtggaaaaaatgaagaaaaaacgaTGCTAAGCGGATTCTGTTTGTTTCATGTTGTTTctctgttttattatttttttatttttaatttatctttttatcgAATTGCAATAGCCGGTTCGTGAAGATATTTGCTGATTTTAGTTGTTTGcgataaaaaagtattttcggcTTTAATGATTCCG
This genomic interval from Brassica napus cultivar Da-Ae chromosome A6, Da-Ae, whole genome shotgun sequence contains the following:
- the LOC106351908 gene encoding WD repeat domain-containing protein 83, with product MTELPTKEANLLKGHEGAVLAARFNGDGNYALTCGKDRTIRLWNPHRGILIKTYKSHGREVRDVHVTSDNAKFCSCGGDRQVYYWDVSTGRVIRKFRGHDGEVNAVKFNDSSAVVVSAGFDRSLRVWDCRSHSVEPVQIIDTFLDTVMSVVLTKTEIIGGSVDGTVRTFDIRMGREMSDNLGQPVNCISVSNDGNCVLAGCLDSTLRLLDRTTGELLQVYKGHISKSFKTDCCLTNSDAHVIGGSEDGMVYFWDLVDAKVVSKFRAHDLVVTSVSYHPKEDCMLTSSVDGTVRVWKK
- the LOC106351909 gene encoding WAT1-related protein At5g64700 isoform X1, whose product is MDMETKKPYMMVTMIQLIYAFMFLISKAVLDGGMNTFVFVFYRQAFATMFLAPLAFFFERKSVPPLSFVTFIKIFMLSLFGVTLSLNLNGIALSYTSATLAAATTASLPAITFFLALFLGMETLTVKSIQGTAKLVGITVCMGGVITLALYKGPLLKLPLCLHLYHHQNIPGHVSGGSTSWLKGCVLMVTSNILWGLWLVLQGRMLKVYPSKLYFTTLHCLLSSIQSFVIAIAVERDISAWKLGWNLRLVAVIYCGFIVTGVAYYLQSWVIEKRGPVFLSMFTPLSLFFTILSSAVLLCEIISLGSILGGLLLITGLYCVLWGKNREEKNANDEKTEQHHEDDAVCE
- the LOC106351909 gene encoding WAT1-related protein At5g64700 isoform X2, whose translation is MDMETKKPYMMVTMIQLIYAFMFLISKAVLDGGMNTFVFVFYRQAFATMFLAPLAFFFERVPPLSFVTFIKIFMLSLFGVTLSLNLNGIALSYTSATLAAATTASLPAITFFLALFLGMETLTVKSIQGTAKLVGITVCMGGVITLALYKGPLLKLPLCLHLYHHQNIPGHVSGGSTSWLKGCVLMVTSNILWGLWLVLQGRMLKVYPSKLYFTTLHCLLSSIQSFVIAIAVERDISAWKLGWNLRLVAVIYCGFIVTGVAYYLQSWVIEKRGPVFLSMFTPLSLFFTILSSAVLLCEIISLGSILGGLLLITGLYCVLWGKNREEKNANDEKTEQHHEDDAVCE